A genomic stretch from Candidatus Sysuiplasma jiujiangense includes:
- the ileS gene encoding isoleucine--tRNA ligase produces the protein MVRKSMVLSMIKKAEGNYDPAKVEREIAEYWSNSDIYGKLKSMRSEGQKIYFLDGPPYTTGDIHAGTALNKSLKDLRIRFWRMNGYNVRDQPGWDMHGLPIEVNVEKSFGIKTKKDIEKIGIDRFVSECRKFALKNLNNMTQQFRRLGVWMDWDKPYMTIERSFTETAWLTLKKAMDAGLLFLGERSTQWCYRCGTALAEAEIEYVEKEDPSIYVRFPLKDSDYSLLIWTTTPWTLVANMAVAVHPDMDYAEVEYRKKGQITEKLIVLEQKAEEIGSLSDQEEYEIVRVMKGSDLVGKAYTFPLEGFAKKGKEGEWSWKVIPSDSVELEYTGLVHTAPGHGPEDFNLGKKFNLDIYCPVLDDGTYSDDAGKDISRKRVSQCNDLIIGELKRTGLLYYSGRIKHRYGNCWRCKTPIIYRSTMQWYIRATELRERMLEEINRIKWVPDWAGSSRQAEWARNLKDWCISRQRFWGTPIPVWRCAKCSSERLISSVSELSGGRNYVEGMDLHRPSIDAVVFKCEKCGGEMNRVPDVLDVWFDSGICSWASLNYNADRKEFDIWWPGKWITEAGDQTRGWFNSQIATSLIMFNRAPFESALLHGWVNDSRGRQMHKSLGNVVDPMEVIESDGADALRFYILGSRAPWDDISFQQDGPKNARKTLNILWNVYNFASTYMSLDNFKSSPVDWKALAGSLKIEDRWILSKTQSVIGDATGLIDALEVHKALRSIDDFIVEDLSRWYVRMVRDRTWTEEESREKAETYTVLHYVLTAVSKLLAPFTPFISEEIFRAMNPEALSVHLSTWPEVIDVLRDAKLEADMVLARQIVEAVLKSRQETGMKLRWPLSRIVIKPVDDSNRKSIGRMLDIIEKQCNAKSSKLLQPAQEWEELVLTVVPDPNAIGKVYRQWSGKIAMMLKIRPAAEVINGIKGGSYSLGIEGQTIKIEENMVSFSYTLPRNVAQIDLPFATVYVDFNMDRKLELESLSREVMRRIQKMRKEMGLNVDEYVHAQIATSGSLLEAIVEWNSVISSECRIGSLEIVANAAGELKEAWKIDRNDLVIALSRTKAAAQPEAAQPAQEKSAAETAPEQQAPAATEEDETFVIESGETYAIFEDKPDKGMAIFRSAMESGLNGFLITREFPEKLEKKYGVSNCRIIWLTAVGGKNAVKPSDLETISLQVNDFFSKDSGIAFIDGTEYLISNNTFASVVRLIQYLKDTAAKSKSILLLSVNPESMNEKDLKVLQKEVDKII, from the coding sequence GTGGTTAGAAAGTCGATGGTGCTTTCGATGATAAAGAAAGCTGAAGGAAATTACGATCCCGCCAAGGTGGAAAGGGAAATAGCCGAATACTGGTCAAACAGCGACATTTACGGCAAGCTCAAAAGCATGCGCAGCGAAGGACAGAAAATTTATTTTCTGGACGGGCCTCCGTACACTACCGGCGACATCCACGCGGGCACCGCCCTGAACAAGTCGCTCAAGGATCTGAGGATACGCTTCTGGCGGATGAACGGCTACAATGTCCGCGATCAGCCGGGCTGGGACATGCATGGCCTTCCCATTGAAGTCAACGTCGAGAAGTCGTTCGGCATAAAGACAAAGAAGGATATAGAGAAGATTGGCATTGACAGGTTTGTCTCCGAATGCAGAAAATTCGCGCTTAAGAATCTCAACAATATGACGCAGCAGTTCAGGCGTCTGGGTGTCTGGATGGACTGGGACAAGCCGTACATGACAATCGAGCGCTCATTCACCGAGACGGCATGGTTGACTCTCAAAAAGGCAATGGATGCCGGACTCCTGTTCCTTGGCGAGAGGAGCACCCAGTGGTGTTACAGATGCGGAACAGCGCTTGCAGAGGCGGAGATAGAGTACGTCGAGAAAGAAGATCCGAGCATTTATGTCCGCTTTCCCCTGAAGGACAGCGATTATTCGCTGCTCATCTGGACGACCACTCCCTGGACACTGGTTGCCAACATGGCAGTCGCAGTGCACCCCGATATGGATTATGCAGAGGTGGAGTACAGAAAGAAGGGGCAGATTACCGAGAAACTCATCGTTCTGGAGCAGAAGGCAGAGGAAATAGGCTCGCTGTCTGACCAGGAGGAATACGAGATCGTCAGGGTGATGAAGGGAAGCGATCTGGTGGGCAAAGCATACACATTTCCGCTGGAGGGTTTTGCCAAAAAAGGCAAGGAAGGGGAATGGAGCTGGAAGGTAATACCGTCGGATAGCGTGGAACTGGAATACACCGGGCTTGTCCACACTGCCCCTGGCCACGGGCCTGAAGATTTCAATCTCGGGAAAAAATTCAATCTGGATATATACTGTCCCGTGCTGGACGACGGTACCTATTCAGATGATGCAGGAAAAGACATCAGCAGAAAACGGGTAAGCCAGTGCAACGACTTAATAATCGGCGAACTGAAACGGACGGGGCTGCTTTATTATTCCGGAAGGATAAAACACAGGTACGGCAACTGCTGGAGATGCAAAACGCCTATAATCTACCGTTCCACGATGCAGTGGTACATAAGGGCCACAGAGCTCAGGGAACGAATGCTTGAGGAGATAAACAGGATAAAATGGGTGCCTGACTGGGCCGGCTCGTCCAGACAGGCAGAATGGGCCAGGAACCTGAAGGACTGGTGCATTTCGCGTCAGCGCTTCTGGGGGACACCAATTCCCGTGTGGAGATGCGCCAAATGCAGCTCGGAACGGCTGATATCCTCTGTCTCGGAACTTTCAGGCGGGCGCAACTACGTCGAAGGAATGGACCTGCACAGACCATCGATTGACGCTGTTGTATTCAAGTGCGAGAAGTGCGGGGGGGAGATGAATAGAGTACCGGATGTGCTTGACGTCTGGTTCGATTCCGGCATCTGCTCATGGGCATCCCTCAATTACAACGCCGACAGGAAGGAATTCGACATCTGGTGGCCTGGCAAATGGATAACCGAGGCAGGAGATCAGACAAGGGGATGGTTCAATTCCCAGATTGCCACATCGCTGATTATGTTCAACAGGGCACCGTTCGAGTCGGCTCTTCTGCATGGCTGGGTCAACGATTCGAGAGGCAGGCAGATGCACAAGAGCCTCGGCAACGTTGTCGACCCGATGGAAGTAATAGAAAGCGACGGGGCAGATGCCCTGCGCTTCTATATTCTCGGCTCAAGGGCCCCATGGGATGATATTTCATTTCAGCAGGATGGTCCGAAGAATGCACGAAAGACGCTCAACATACTCTGGAATGTCTACAATTTCGCATCCACGTATATGTCGCTTGATAATTTCAAGAGTTCACCCGTTGACTGGAAGGCTCTTGCAGGATCGCTGAAGATCGAAGACAGATGGATACTTTCGAAGACGCAGTCCGTTATTGGAGATGCCACAGGTTTAATCGATGCACTGGAGGTCCATAAGGCACTGCGCTCAATTGATGATTTCATTGTGGAGGACCTTTCCCGCTGGTACGTCAGAATGGTGAGGGACAGGACATGGACTGAAGAGGAAAGCAGGGAAAAAGCGGAAACATACACAGTTCTGCATTATGTCCTTACTGCGGTATCAAAACTGCTGGCGCCGTTCACGCCTTTTATTTCTGAGGAAATATTCAGGGCCATGAATCCTGAAGCGCTCTCCGTTCATCTTTCCACATGGCCGGAGGTCATCGATGTGCTCAGGGACGCAAAACTGGAAGCCGATATGGTGCTTGCCAGGCAGATCGTCGAGGCGGTCCTGAAATCAAGACAGGAGACGGGTATGAAGCTCAGGTGGCCCCTTTCGAGGATCGTCATAAAGCCGGTCGACGACAGTAACAGGAAGAGCATAGGCAGGATGCTCGATATCATTGAGAAGCAGTGCAACGCAAAGTCGAGCAAACTGCTTCAGCCGGCGCAGGAATGGGAGGAACTCGTTCTCACTGTTGTGCCGGATCCAAACGCAATAGGAAAGGTTTACCGGCAGTGGTCAGGTAAAATTGCAATGATGCTCAAGATAAGACCGGCAGCGGAGGTTATAAACGGCATCAAGGGAGGTTCTTATTCCCTCGGTATAGAGGGACAGACAATCAAGATCGAGGAGAACATGGTGTCTTTCAGCTACACGCTTCCGCGCAATGTCGCCCAGATTGATCTTCCTTTCGCAACCGTTTATGTTGATTTCAACATGGACAGGAAACTGGAGCTTGAATCACTCTCAAGGGAGGTCATGCGCAGGATACAGAAGATGAGAAAGGAAATGGGCCTGAACGTGGACGAGTACGTGCACGCACAGATAGCAACATCCGGGTCGCTCCTTGAAGCGATAGTTGAATGGAACAGCGTAATCTCATCGGAGTGCAGGATAGGATCTCTCGAGATTGTAGCAAATGCCGCGGGTGAATTGAAGGAAGCCTGGAAGATAGACAGGAATGATCTCGTGATAGCTCTTTCCAGGACGAAGGCTGCCGCACAGCCCGAAGCCGCACAGCCTGCGCAGGAAAAGAGTGCGGCCGAGACTGCGCCGGAACAGCAGGCTCCAGCGGCTACGGAGGAGGATGAAACATTCGTCATTGAGTCAGGTGAAACGTATGCGATTTTCGAGGACAAGCCCGACAAAGGAATGGCGATATTCAGATCTGCCATGGAGAGCGGCCTGAACGGATTTCTTATCACAAGGGAATTCCCGGAGAAGCTCGAAAAGAAATACGGTGTCAGCAACTGCAGGATAATATGGCTTACCGCGGTCGGCGGTAAAAATGCAGTGAAACCGAGTGATCTGGAGACAATCTCCCTCCAGGTCAATGACTTCTTCTCAAAGGACTCGGGAATTGCGTTTATTGACGGTACAGAATATCTGATATCAAACAACACATTTGCTTCAGTTGTCCGGCTGATCCAGTACCTGAAGGATACAGCGGCAAAATCTAAGTCTATACTTCTGCTTTCGGTCAATCCCGAGTCCATGAATGAGAAGGATCTGAAGGTTCTGCAGAAAGAGGTCGACAAAATCATCTGA
- a CDS encoding DNA-directed RNA polymerase, subunit E'', with protein MANVKQLKACKNCSYISEEDTCPLCGGQTSREFQGYLIVIDYQKSAIAKQMGINVNGKFALRVR; from the coding sequence ATGGCAAACGTGAAGCAGCTCAAGGCCTGCAAGAATTGCAGTTATATTTCGGAAGAGGATACCTGTCCTCTGTGCGGGGGCCAGACTTCAAGGGAGTTTCAGGGGTATCTCATTGTCATAGATTACCAGAAGTCGGCAATCGCAAAGCAGATGGGAATTAATGTCAATGGCAAATTTGCGCTCCGGGTCAGATGA
- a CDS encoding NUDIX pyrophosphatase, protein MCSGVLPNTPGFGNGNTVVAASGFDWEYFRNGDFVRIDGTSGTVEIENVTGKEVVNCAVKYNDRLLLLKRSGLVGSFRGKWASVSGYVEEGETPYAAALKELREEISAEGVSLLRAGKPVVTRKEATVWISYPFLFTLENDSITIDWEHTEYRWVKPDELPAYDTVPGFGKGLAALGII, encoded by the coding sequence ATGTGTTCCGGCGTCCTGCCGAACACTCCCGGTTTCGGAAACGGAAACACGGTCGTGGCGGCCTCCGGATTTGACTGGGAGTATTTCAGGAATGGCGATTTCGTCCGCATTGACGGAACAAGCGGAACGGTTGAGATCGAGAACGTGACGGGGAAGGAGGTGGTAAATTGCGCTGTGAAGTATAACGACAGGCTTCTGCTTCTCAAGAGAAGCGGGCTTGTGGGCTCATTCCGGGGAAAATGGGCTTCCGTAAGCGGTTATGTGGAGGAGGGTGAAACGCCGTATGCTGCCGCCCTGAAGGAACTAAGGGAGGAAATATCGGCGGAAGGAGTCTCCCTGTTAAGGGCGGGGAAGCCGGTGGTAACCAGGAAGGAAGCCACCGTGTGGATATCCTATCCCTTCCTTTTCACACTCGAAAACGATTCCATCACGATTGACTGGGAACACACTGAATACAGATGGGTAAAACCCGATGAACTTCCGGCATATGATACTGTCCCGGGTTTCGGAAAGGGCCTGGCTGCACTCGGAATCATCTGA
- a CDS encoding 30S ribosomal protein S27ae, giving the protein MAKGRNSIYEVKDGKLSRTRRTCPKCGPSVFLAKHRNRVSCGKCGYAEFEKK; this is encoded by the coding sequence TTGGCAAAGGGCAGGAACAGCATTTACGAAGTAAAGGACGGAAAGTTGAGCAGAACCAGGCGTACATGCCCGAAGTGCGGTCCCAGCGTGTTTCTGGCAAAACACAGGAACAGGGTGTCATGCGGAAAATGCGGATACGCTGAATTCGAGAAGAAATAA
- the rps24e gene encoding 30S ribosomal protein S24e → MDVEITSRKENPLLNRIEVKAVVRHANSPTPGRDEVREAVSRSLGSAKEGVVVDSMKSVFGKHETLVFAKIYPKKEDALKLERRHILVRNKLAEKKQAAQKAVKAAKQQAK, encoded by the coding sequence ATGGACGTTGAAATTACATCAAGGAAGGAAAATCCGCTGCTCAACAGGATTGAAGTCAAGGCAGTGGTAAGGCATGCCAATTCACCCACGCCGGGGAGGGACGAAGTCAGGGAAGCAGTATCCAGATCACTCGGAAGCGCAAAAGAGGGCGTTGTCGTAGATTCAATGAAGAGCGTATTCGGAAAGCATGAAACTCTTGTCTTCGCGAAGATATACCCGAAGAAGGAAGATGCGCTCAAACTCGAAAGACGGCACATACTCGTCAGAAACAAGCTTGCGGAAAAGAAGCAGGCGGCACAGAAAGCGGTAAAGGCAGCGAAGCAGCAGGCGAAGTGA
- a CDS encoding DUF359 domain-containing protein: protein MANLRSGSDEFDPKEDLFLPPELRKELSKQYQPLITPGEIAAISESCAIVAVGDMVCYTLVSSRVIPKISVFDFMTERHRIPETWSDTLLSTPGAQLSVRSPPGYLSLEMWNALKLAWEFPGRTKMIVDGEEDLAGLASIYLMKGAIVVYGLPGIGMTAIKSDETSRQTAYSILAEMIPVSRMR, encoded by the coding sequence ATGGCAAATTTGCGCTCCGGGTCAGATGAATTCGATCCGAAGGAGGATCTCTTCCTTCCGCCGGAACTCAGGAAGGAGCTTTCGAAGCAGTACCAGCCGCTGATAACACCGGGGGAGATTGCTGCGATATCGGAGAGTTGCGCGATCGTTGCCGTCGGTGACATGGTCTGCTACACTCTGGTTTCCAGCAGGGTGATCCCAAAGATTTCAGTTTTCGATTTCATGACGGAAAGGCACCGGATACCTGAGACCTGGTCCGATACCCTTCTTTCCACGCCAGGGGCGCAGCTGAGTGTCCGCAGTCCTCCCGGCTACCTCAGCCTTGAGATGTGGAACGCGCTGAAGCTTGCATGGGAGTTTCCCGGTCGGACAAAGATGATTGTGGACGGCGAGGAGGATCTCGCAGGCCTTGCGTCGATTTACCTGATGAAAGGTGCGATTGTTGTTTACGGCCTTCCTGGCATCGGCATGACGGCGATAAAATCGGACGAAACATCAAGGCAGACGGCATATTCGATACTTGCTGAAATGATACCTGTCTCCAGAATGAGATGA
- a CDS encoding DNA-directed RNA polymerase — MYQIQSRHGVIRAPPERLGEDYELLISELARSTFEGKLDTEGKLVVMVSNIEPDGNGRVVHGDGGVFQSLNYDALLFQPLLQEVVDGYVVDVIKFGAFVRFGPFDGLLHISQIMDDKLDVDEGGKRIIGKETKRDIKVGDRVRARIISVSLNDKNVKESKIGLTMRQTGLGKFEWIEEDRSKKSRKEKGEIPA, encoded by the coding sequence TTGTATCAGATTCAATCGAGGCATGGTGTCATAAGGGCTCCCCCGGAACGGCTGGGGGAAGATTACGAATTGCTCATATCTGAGCTGGCTCGTTCCACGTTTGAAGGAAAGCTGGATACAGAGGGAAAACTGGTCGTCATGGTTTCAAACATAGAACCCGACGGAAACGGGCGTGTCGTTCACGGCGATGGAGGCGTTTTCCAGTCGCTTAACTACGATGCGCTGCTTTTCCAGCCTTTGCTTCAGGAAGTCGTCGACGGGTATGTTGTCGACGTTATTAAATTCGGCGCATTCGTCAGGTTTGGCCCTTTCGACGGACTATTGCACATCAGCCAGATCATGGATGATAAACTGGATGTTGATGAAGGCGGAAAGAGAATAATCGGCAAGGAGACAAAGAGAGACATTAAAGTCGGCGACCGTGTAAGGGCACGCATAATATCCGTCAGCCTCAATGACAAAAATGTCAAGGAGAGCAAGATCGGCCTGACAATGAGACAGACGGGGCTCGGCAAGTTCGAATGGATCGAGGAAGACAGGAGCAAGAAGTCCAGGAAGGAGAAGGGAGAAATACCGGCTTAG